A genomic region of Mycobacterium sp. Aquia_213 contains the following coding sequences:
- a CDS encoding class I SAM-dependent methyltransferase, whose translation MTPGNPLFPYIYRFGQPVFDRLFYNRYRRDAIAHATGRLLLVGLGPGTDLKFIPSAVTSISAVEPVAAFRQMASHLALRHGITADIVEGTGESIPFGDNSFDSVHIGLVLCSVGDVTATLTEIRRVLVPGGRLVVLEHVRGEGATGRLQDLVAKPWSWLAAGCEPNRRTVDSIAAAGFDTAGLRRIPRTPVPFPCKPHLQGFATLVE comes from the coding sequence ATAACGCCCGGTAATCCGTTGTTTCCCTACATATATCGGTTCGGCCAGCCGGTTTTCGATCGCCTCTTCTACAACCGGTATCGCCGAGACGCGATTGCGCACGCGACCGGCCGGCTGCTGCTGGTGGGTCTGGGACCGGGAACCGACCTGAAGTTCATCCCGTCGGCGGTGACGTCGATCTCCGCGGTCGAGCCGGTGGCCGCGTTCCGGCAGATGGCGTCTCATCTGGCGCTTCGCCACGGAATCACCGCCGATATCGTCGAAGGGACCGGCGAGTCAATACCGTTCGGCGACAACAGTTTCGACTCGGTTCATATCGGGTTGGTGTTGTGCTCGGTCGGCGATGTCACCGCGACGCTGACGGAGATCCGGCGGGTCCTGGTGCCGGGCGGCCGGCTGGTCGTCCTCGAGCACGTGCGCGGCGAGGGCGCGACGGGCCGGTTGCAGGATCTGGTCGCCAAGCCATGGTCCTGGCTGGCCGCGGGATGTGAACCGAACCGGCGAACAGTCGACTCGATTGCGGCCGCCGGATTCGATACCGCCGGACTTCGCCGCATCCCGCGCACCCCGGTGCCGTTTCCGTGCAAACCCCATCTGCAGGGCTTCGCCACGCTCGTGGAGTAG
- a CDS encoding FAD-dependent oxidoreductase: MRTIEVAVIGAGPTGLMLACELAMRGIRVEVFEKRTDLPNITRAFAVHARTLELLDARGLADDEFSRGFQVSAVAPAPGVTLSLAKDLRTRYPTLLIVAQSGTEQLLTARAEQLGVTFVRGAEVVELRQDRDGVVIGLANDDSVRAGYVVGCDGAHSAVRRALGVPFAGKQYQTHILLADVQLTRPPDDRLFARTNNQGLVLVIPFGDGWYRVTAWDRQREQAPLTEPVTMTEIRDAFDRIAGDDYGLSEMRWSSRFLSERRQAEHYRVGRVFLAGDAAHIHSPIGGQGMNTGIGDAMNLGWKLAAAVRGSASDWLLDSYESERHPVGASVLALTDTLNQLVLGQSAARRVLQRLAMRALTHFSYGRRRLAERLSGIGIAYPRRRADNRLVGRRMPDVDCGGTRLYEVLRSGRFVLVTSAQIPGLDRPGVDHVVHVDPKLPAAMLIRPDGYIAWATRGTPDATQVSAVLDRWCGLQASIACTSS; encoded by the coding sequence ATGCGCACTATCGAAGTCGCCGTGATCGGCGCAGGTCCCACCGGTCTGATGCTGGCGTGCGAACTCGCCATGCGCGGAATCCGGGTGGAGGTGTTCGAAAAGCGAACCGACCTGCCGAACATCACCCGGGCATTCGCCGTGCACGCGCGCACCCTGGAGCTGCTCGATGCCCGCGGACTTGCCGACGACGAGTTCTCGCGCGGGTTCCAGGTCTCCGCCGTCGCACCCGCGCCCGGAGTGACGCTCTCGCTGGCCAAAGACCTCCGGACGCGCTACCCGACGCTGCTCATCGTCGCGCAAAGCGGAACCGAACAGCTGCTGACCGCGCGCGCCGAGCAGCTCGGCGTCACATTTGTCCGCGGTGCCGAAGTCGTCGAACTCCGGCAAGACCGGGACGGGGTCGTCATCGGCCTGGCGAACGACGACAGTGTGCGGGCGGGGTACGTGGTCGGCTGCGACGGCGCCCACAGCGCCGTCCGCCGGGCGCTTGGTGTCCCGTTCGCGGGCAAGCAGTACCAGACCCACATCCTGCTGGCGGATGTGCAGCTGACCCGGCCGCCGGACGACAGACTCTTCGCCAGGACCAACAACCAGGGCTTGGTTCTGGTCATCCCGTTCGGCGACGGCTGGTATCGGGTGACGGCCTGGGATCGGCAGCGCGAACAGGCACCGCTGACCGAACCCGTCACGATGACCGAGATTCGCGATGCGTTCGACCGGATCGCCGGCGACGACTATGGACTGAGCGAGATGCGTTGGAGCTCAAGGTTTCTCAGCGAACGACGACAGGCCGAACACTATCGGGTGGGCCGGGTGTTCCTGGCCGGCGACGCGGCCCACATCCACTCGCCGATCGGCGGCCAGGGCATGAACACCGGTATCGGCGACGCGATGAATCTCGGCTGGAAGCTCGCCGCCGCGGTGCGCGGGTCGGCGTCGGATTGGCTGCTGGACAGCTACGAATCCGAGCGGCATCCCGTCGGCGCCAGCGTGCTGGCGCTGACGGACACCCTCAATCAGCTGGTGCTGGGCCAGTCCGCGGCACGCCGAGTGCTGCAACGACTGGCCATGCGCGCCCTCACCCACTTCTCCTATGGCCGGCGAAGGCTGGCCGAACGCCTCAGCGGTATCGGCATCGCCTATCCGCGGCGCAGGGCAGACAACCGGCTCGTGGGGCGACGGATGCCCGACGTCGACTGCGGCGGCACCCGGCTCTACGAAGTGCTGCGATCGGGACGATTCGTGCTGGTCACCTCCGCGCAAATCCCGGGGCTGGACCGGCCGGGCGTCGATCATGTGGTCCACGTGGACCCCAAACTCCCGGCAGCGATGCTGATCCGGCCCGACGGCTATATCGCGTGGGCCACGCGTGGCACACCCGACGCAACGCAGGTATCGGCGGTACTTGATCGCTGGTGCGGTCTGCAGGCCTCGATCGCCTGCACTTCGAGCTGA
- a CDS encoding FAD-dependent oxidoreductase: MSGISVARGLLRNGHEVAVFDQRADTRAGGGAVTIWSNGGVVLRQLGVDMDGAGQPLSSVRLLTSRGHRIATLDVDAMVKQLGAAVRMVPRRVLLERLLADFPTGRVRCNARAAQVITMPDCVAVGFEDGSVAEGDLLIGADGLHSVIRDVVGAPPAEPTGWCSWQGLVSLPELIDRETAHLVIGATGNTGVWPAGGGCVQWWFDLPWSHDFIRPHRPIEAIRSTFAGWSDSVDLVLGKLTDADLAQSPYPHFRHPVSEPLSAGPVTLLGDAAHTMPPTFAQGTNQALLDTMVLCKTISGLDGGSSRAELSRALRSYEKTRRRQVSAVSRVASLQVSHRESVLRPAALMSDRLHTSILTHFVRMTSHPRIAAKVDRDLAEATPIRR; encoded by the coding sequence GTGAGCGGTATTTCTGTCGCCCGCGGATTGCTGCGGAACGGACACGAGGTCGCCGTCTTCGACCAGCGCGCCGATACGCGGGCAGGTGGCGGCGCGGTGACCATCTGGTCCAACGGCGGGGTGGTACTGCGGCAGCTGGGCGTCGACATGGACGGGGCGGGTCAACCGCTGTCGAGCGTGCGCCTGCTGACGTCGAGGGGACACCGGATCGCCACGCTGGACGTGGACGCGATGGTCAAACAACTGGGCGCGGCCGTTCGGATGGTTCCCCGCCGGGTGCTGCTGGAACGGCTGCTGGCGGACTTTCCGACCGGTCGCGTCCGATGCAACGCGCGCGCCGCCCAGGTCATCACGATGCCGGATTGCGTAGCGGTCGGGTTCGAGGACGGCAGTGTGGCCGAAGGCGACCTATTGATCGGTGCCGACGGTCTGCATTCGGTGATCCGGGACGTGGTCGGCGCGCCACCCGCCGAACCGACAGGCTGGTGCAGCTGGCAGGGGCTCGTCAGCCTTCCCGAGCTGATCGACCGGGAGACCGCTCACCTCGTCATCGGTGCTACCGGAAACACCGGCGTCTGGCCGGCCGGCGGCGGATGCGTGCAGTGGTGGTTCGACTTGCCGTGGTCGCACGATTTCATTCGGCCACATCGCCCGATCGAGGCGATCCGATCCACCTTCGCCGGCTGGTCTGATTCGGTTGACCTGGTGCTCGGGAAACTGACCGACGCCGATTTGGCGCAGTCGCCCTACCCGCATTTCCGGCATCCGGTATCCGAGCCGTTGAGTGCTGGGCCGGTGACCCTGCTCGGCGACGCCGCCCACACGATGCCGCCCACTTTCGCGCAGGGAACGAATCAGGCCCTGCTCGACACCATGGTGTTGTGCAAGACGATTTCGGGTCTGGACGGCGGCAGCAGCCGGGCCGAGCTTTCCCGTGCGCTGCGCTCATACGAGAAGACCCGGCGACGTCAAGTGAGCGCGGTGTCCCGGGTGGCGTCGCTGCAGGTCTCGCATCGCGAGTCCGTGTTGCGGCCGGCGGCATTGATGTCGGATCGCTTGCACACCTCGATATTGACCCATTTCGTGCGGATGACCAGCCACCCGCGGATCGCGGCGAAGGTCGATCGCGATCTGGCGGAAGCGACTCCGATCAGGAGGTGA
- a CDS encoding FtsX-like permease family protein, with amino-acid sequence MKPGSALSAAASRLRVFSLRELAVHRRRTVASIAVMAVSAMYLVAVFGIFGSITGSVNRLSDGIAGIASLEVSGITDAGFPDAIAADVAAVPGVATAAPMIRTPVSTSSGPVLLFGADDRLAALGGVLKDALKNGAPDQLKNGAPDQLTNPPGPANGVRVGPGVGRAKGETFQLGSSSVTVTEVLAGKDVAALNGGHYVLAPLALAQNITGRQGQLDSILITLKPGVDLGQVRTAVSAAVNGRAIVADPSMRATRAGDGVKLMNYMALMGAMVALMVGAFLIYTTMTMAITQRRPVISLLRAIGGRRTVIVRDMLAEAAILGVIGGVIGSAIGILMGRLAIGQLPPAMTQGLEARIEYWLPSYAIPVAVVTTALTSVVASAMAARQVYKVAPIEALAPVGVSAADRVPRWLRVVCGVGAVVIFAVSIAIVITQRGVLAFIAMSAVFSAEVALGFALTMPIVGAAAATARIFGTVGALAAATIERAPRRVWATVMTVVIAVITTVTITGTNNDMIRSARGIFASVVDTPVWVSANPPDTYPTDALPQGLSDKLAAVPGVAHVTEGAFGFAEVGGTRVMLDGFSAGTADPLFRALDPRVRDDVLAGRGVVLSQNLGKTLHVRVGDPLRMQTPHGVQQATVLALVPYFSTVIGTLGLSLDQMRTWFDRPSATTLQIAAAPGVDSRRLLTDIRAAVPAPNYAYDGNAELAGLEAPMHQSMFIANAVWIIVVLVAAVALLNTLTLSVLERRRELGVLRAMGSSRRFTLRMVLAEAAGIGVVGGVLGLVLGCADQWLFSLVSGDMMNFHVTFHPSWMAFAFTLGALAISLLGSVPPARRAARLNIIEAVGVE; translated from the coding sequence GTGAAACCGGGTTCCGCGCTCAGCGCCGCCGCAAGCCGGCTCCGGGTGTTCAGCTTGCGTGAGCTCGCCGTGCACCGGCGGCGCACGGTCGCGTCGATCGCGGTAATGGCCGTCTCCGCAATGTATTTGGTTGCGGTATTCGGTATCTTCGGGTCGATCACCGGATCGGTCAATCGCCTCAGCGATGGGATCGCCGGCATCGCCTCGCTGGAGGTCTCCGGGATCACCGACGCAGGATTTCCCGACGCGATCGCCGCCGATGTTGCCGCGGTTCCCGGAGTGGCGACCGCGGCGCCCATGATCCGGACGCCGGTGTCCACCTCGTCCGGGCCGGTGCTGCTGTTCGGCGCCGACGATCGCCTCGCGGCGTTGGGTGGTGTCCTGAAGGACGCGTTGAAGAACGGTGCACCAGATCAGTTGAAAAACGGTGCGCCAGATCAACTGACGAATCCACCCGGGCCCGCGAACGGGGTTCGGGTGGGTCCGGGAGTCGGTCGTGCCAAAGGAGAGACGTTCCAGCTTGGCTCGAGTTCGGTCACGGTGACTGAGGTGCTCGCCGGCAAGGATGTTGCGGCGCTCAACGGCGGACACTACGTCCTCGCGCCACTTGCGCTGGCGCAGAACATCACCGGTCGTCAGGGTCAGCTCGACTCGATCCTGATCACGCTCAAGCCCGGTGTGGATCTGGGCCAGGTCCGCACCGCCGTCAGTGCGGCGGTCAACGGCCGCGCCATCGTCGCTGACCCGAGTATGAGGGCTACCCGGGCCGGCGACGGTGTCAAGCTGATGAACTACATGGCCCTGATGGGCGCGATGGTGGCGCTGATGGTCGGCGCCTTCTTGATCTACACCACGATGACCATGGCGATCACCCAGCGCCGGCCCGTCATCTCGCTGCTGCGCGCGATCGGCGGCCGGCGCACCGTCATCGTTCGCGACATGCTGGCGGAAGCGGCAATCCTCGGGGTGATCGGCGGCGTGATCGGATCGGCCATCGGAATCCTGATGGGCCGCCTCGCGATTGGCCAATTGCCACCGGCCATGACACAAGGCCTGGAAGCCCGCATCGAATACTGGCTACCCAGCTACGCGATACCTGTCGCGGTCGTCACGACCGCGCTCACCAGCGTGGTCGCTTCGGCGATGGCCGCACGGCAGGTGTACAAGGTCGCCCCCATCGAGGCGTTGGCACCCGTCGGGGTATCGGCTGCCGACCGCGTGCCGCGCTGGCTGCGAGTCGTCTGCGGCGTTGGGGCGGTAGTGATCTTCGCGGTGTCGATCGCGATCGTCATCACCCAGCGCGGCGTGTTGGCGTTCATCGCGATGTCGGCCGTCTTCTCCGCGGAGGTCGCACTTGGTTTCGCACTCACGATGCCGATCGTCGGCGCCGCGGCCGCAACCGCGCGAATATTCGGCACCGTCGGCGCCCTTGCCGCGGCGACCATCGAACGCGCGCCGCGCCGGGTGTGGGCGACGGTCATGACGGTGGTCATCGCGGTCATCACGACCGTCACGATTACCGGCACGAACAACGACATGATCCGATCCGCGCGTGGCATCTTCGCATCGGTGGTGGATACCCCGGTGTGGGTGAGCGCGAATCCGCCGGATACCTATCCCACTGATGCTCTGCCGCAAGGACTTTCCGACAAGCTGGCCGCCGTGCCGGGCGTCGCGCATGTCACCGAGGGTGCGTTCGGGTTCGCCGAGGTCGGGGGCACGAGGGTGATGCTCGACGGGTTCTCCGCCGGGACCGCCGATCCGCTGTTCCGGGCACTCGACCCACGGGTGCGCGACGACGTGCTGGCCGGTCGCGGGGTCGTACTCTCGCAGAATCTGGGCAAGACCCTGCACGTTCGGGTCGGCGACCCACTCCGCATGCAAACGCCGCACGGCGTGCAGCAGGCGACGGTGCTGGCCCTGGTGCCCTATTTCTCGACGGTCATCGGCACCCTCGGTTTGAGTCTGGATCAGATGCGGACGTGGTTCGACCGCCCGTCGGCGACCACCCTGCAGATCGCCGCGGCCCCGGGCGTGGATTCGCGTCGGCTATTGACCGATATCCGTGCGGCCGTGCCCGCCCCGAACTACGCCTACGACGGCAACGCCGAGCTGGCGGGGCTCGAAGCGCCGATGCATCAGAGCATGTTCATCGCCAACGCCGTCTGGATAATCGTCGTGCTGGTGGCCGCGGTCGCGCTGCTCAACACGTTGACGCTCTCCGTGCTGGAACGGCGCCGCGAACTCGGGGTGCTGCGCGCGATGGGATCCAGCCGCCGGTTCACCCTGCGGATGGTGCTGGCCGAGGCGGCCGGAATCGGTGTTGTGGGCGGTGTTTTGGGACTGGTGTTGGGGTGCGCCGACCAGTGGCTGTTCAGCCTCGTCAGCGGCGACATGATGAATTTCCACGTCACCTTCCACCCCAGCTGGATGGCGTTTGCCTTTACCCTCGGCGCTCTGGCGATCAGCCTGCTCGGTTCGGTACCGCCGGCCCGCCGCGCGGCCCGGCTCAACATCATCGAAGCGGTCGGTGTCGAGTAA
- a CDS encoding helix-turn-helix transcriptional regulator yields MLHGRERECAQVDELLAAARERRSQALVVRGEAGVGKSALLDYAARRASDLQVLRTSGIQTESQLPFAAVHNLLLPVLDRCDAIPERQQAALRSAFGLGAAIADDRFLISLAVLSILAETAETAPVLCLVDDAQWLDGPSADALTFAARRIKAEGIVVLCAARDDATTPFAAQGLPELRLSGLDPAAAGTLLAEQTGVAVAAPVRDRLAADTLGNPLALAELARSLSAEQIAGRARLPDQLPVSTDLERLYLDRAAELPADTQTMLLVVAAHDNGQLGGILRAARELDVDEGALDAAETSGLLRVDSAIVSFVHPLARSAIYRGATSRRRQEVERVLASVLDDATDADRKAWHLANAAAGPDEDVASAVHGAAERARTRGGHATAATAFERAAALTAAPDLRATRLTDAADSAWLAGQPDRARALLDQAGSLASAATLRARVEHLRGTIEGNCGAPSAAYAILVGGAEPVMSEDPVRAIQMLSEAGQLAWAGGDLARMTEVSGRLASLAEERPDKNAANFVGAHVLTGLSGLLRGDTSTTAARLRDAADLAGATKEPRALMGAAAGAMFLGDDARAIDLFCTAVALTRGAAGAANLPLLLAPLAMVETLTSRYPAAIADATEGLRLAEETSQRNPAAHLRGILAIVAAVQGREQECRDHAGAALTQAIGQRLGPHAAIASWALAVLDLGAGRPAEAFERLEASASAAPGEGNQMVMLLATADLVEAATRTQHRAAAAAATDRLQAWATDTGAPWARPLVARCHGLLATDDDQDRHFAEALRLHAPAGRPFDMARTQLLYGESLRRRRRRADARKFLRAAHETFERLGAAPWAEHTGAELLATGETARKRDVSTADQLTPQELQIARFVSEGETNRSIATLMFLSPRTVDYHVSKIFTKLGLSSRAELMRMFLRDDTFARRDPG; encoded by the coding sequence GTGCTGCACGGCCGTGAGCGGGAATGCGCGCAGGTCGACGAACTGCTGGCCGCCGCGCGCGAGCGACGCAGCCAAGCGCTGGTGGTGCGCGGCGAAGCCGGTGTCGGCAAGTCGGCACTGCTGGACTACGCCGCCCGGCGGGCCTCCGACCTGCAGGTGCTGCGCACGTCCGGCATCCAGACCGAATCGCAACTGCCGTTCGCCGCGGTGCACAACCTGTTGCTGCCCGTGTTGGACCGCTGCGACGCGATCCCGGAACGGCAGCAAGCCGCGTTGCGCAGCGCCTTCGGTCTGGGCGCGGCGATCGCCGACGACCGGTTCTTGATCTCGCTCGCCGTGCTGAGCATCCTGGCCGAGACCGCGGAGACGGCTCCGGTGCTCTGCCTCGTCGACGACGCGCAGTGGCTGGACGGCCCATCGGCCGACGCGTTGACGTTCGCCGCGCGCCGGATCAAGGCCGAGGGCATCGTCGTCCTCTGCGCAGCCCGCGACGATGCGACGACGCCTTTTGCCGCGCAAGGCTTGCCGGAACTGCGGCTGAGCGGACTCGATCCGGCGGCGGCCGGCACGCTGTTGGCCGAACAGACCGGCGTTGCGGTCGCGGCACCGGTTCGCGACCGGCTGGCGGCCGACACCTTGGGTAACCCGTTGGCGCTGGCCGAACTGGCCAGATCGCTGTCCGCCGAGCAAATTGCCGGGCGTGCTCGGCTGCCAGACCAATTGCCGGTCAGCACCGACCTCGAACGGTTGTATCTCGACCGGGCGGCCGAACTGCCCGCGGATACCCAGACGATGCTGCTCGTGGTCGCGGCGCACGACAACGGCCAACTCGGCGGGATCTTGCGTGCCGCGCGGGAGCTGGACGTCGATGAGGGCGCTCTCGATGCGGCGGAGACATCGGGGTTGTTGCGCGTCGACTCGGCGATCGTCTCGTTCGTCCACCCGCTAGCCCGCTCGGCGATCTACCGCGGCGCAACCTCGCGGCGTCGCCAGGAGGTCGAACGGGTGCTGGCCTCCGTCCTCGATGACGCCACCGACGCCGACCGTAAGGCTTGGCACCTGGCGAATGCGGCGGCCGGACCCGACGAGGACGTGGCAAGCGCGGTGCACGGCGCCGCCGAACGAGCGCGCACGCGTGGCGGGCATGCCACCGCGGCGACGGCATTCGAACGGGCGGCCGCACTCACCGCGGCGCCCGACCTACGCGCCACTCGGTTGACGGATGCCGCCGATTCCGCGTGGTTGGCGGGTCAGCCCGACCGGGCCCGGGCACTCCTCGACCAGGCGGGCTCCCTGGCGTCGGCGGCAACGCTGCGCGCCCGTGTCGAGCATCTGCGCGGAACAATCGAGGGGAATTGCGGCGCCCCGTCGGCCGCGTACGCGATTCTCGTCGGTGGTGCGGAGCCGGTGATGTCCGAGGACCCAGTCCGCGCAATCCAAATGCTCAGTGAAGCCGGCCAGCTCGCATGGGCGGGCGGCGATCTGGCGCGCATGACCGAGGTGAGCGGGCGGCTCGCGAGCCTCGCCGAGGAACGTCCCGACAAGAACGCGGCCAACTTCGTTGGCGCACATGTACTTACCGGCCTTTCGGGATTGCTGCGCGGCGATACCAGCACCACCGCGGCGAGGTTGCGCGACGCAGCCGATCTGGCCGGCGCCACTAAGGAGCCGCGCGCGCTGATGGGGGCGGCGGCCGGCGCGATGTTTCTTGGCGATGACGCGCGCGCCATCGATCTGTTCTGCACCGCGGTGGCGCTGACCCGCGGAGCGGCCGGGGCGGCGAACCTGCCGCTGCTGCTCGCGCCCCTGGCCATGGTGGAAACCCTGACCAGCCGCTACCCCGCCGCGATCGCGGACGCTACCGAGGGGCTACGGCTGGCCGAGGAGACCAGCCAACGCAACCCGGCCGCGCATCTGCGCGGCATCCTGGCCATTGTCGCCGCCGTGCAGGGCCGCGAACAGGAATGCCGTGATCACGCGGGTGCGGCACTGACCCAGGCGATCGGTCAACGCCTCGGGCCGCATGCGGCGATCGCGTCGTGGGCACTCGCGGTGCTCGACCTCGGCGCTGGTCGTCCCGCCGAAGCATTCGAGCGACTGGAGGCGTCGGCCAGCGCCGCGCCGGGTGAGGGCAATCAGATGGTAATGCTGTTGGCCACCGCCGATCTGGTGGAGGCAGCCACCCGCACCCAGCACCGGGCGGCCGCCGCGGCGGCCACCGACCGGCTGCAGGCGTGGGCCACCGACACCGGCGCGCCGTGGGCCCGTCCGTTGGTAGCCCGCTGCCACGGGTTGCTGGCCACCGACGACGACCAGGATCGGCACTTCGCCGAGGCGCTGCGGCTGCACGCCCCGGCCGGTCGTCCTTTCGACATGGCTCGCACCCAGTTGCTGTACGGAGAGAGCTTGCGGCGCCGCCGACGTCGGGCCGACGCGCGCAAGTTTCTGCGCGCCGCACACGAGACGTTCGAGCGGCTCGGCGCGGCGCCGTGGGCCGAGCACACCGGTGCCGAATTGCTCGCCACGGGTGAGACCGCGCGCAAGCGCGACGTCAGCACCGCCGACCAGCTGACTCCGCAGGAGTTGCAGATCGCCCGATTCGTCAGCGAGGGCGAGACGAACCGGAGCATCGCCACGCTGATGTTCCTCAGTCCTCGCACCGTCGACTATCACGTGAGCAAGATCTTCACCAAGCTCGGTCTGTCGTCACGTGCCGAGCTGATGCGGATGTTCTTGCGCGACGACACCTTCGCGCGCCGAGACCCTGGATGA
- a CDS encoding DUF4389 domain-containing protein, producing MRGDFDSPSRWLWLVKWCVLAVPHYPILILLYLVYPILTVVAGVAILFTGRYPRPIFNFNVGVLRWSWRVMNYRFPMNSTDKYPPFTLAARPDYPGELDVEYPEHLTNWAVLVKTWLLGAPQILLCWALEPVLQVLCVMAAVGLLCTGTIPQGMFDLLMGIVRWRYRVAVYVSLMRDEYPPFRMDLGSR from the coding sequence GTGCGTGGTGATTTCGATTCCCCTTCGCGCTGGCTCTGGCTCGTGAAGTGGTGTGTGCTGGCCGTGCCGCACTATCCCATCCTGATTCTCCTTTACCTGGTGTATCCAATCCTGACGGTCGTGGCAGGTGTCGCGATCCTGTTCACCGGGCGGTATCCACGCCCGATCTTCAACTTCAATGTCGGCGTGCTGCGCTGGTCCTGGCGGGTCATGAACTACCGATTTCCGATGAACAGCACTGACAAATACCCACCCTTTACGCTGGCGGCCCGGCCCGACTATCCGGGCGAGCTCGACGTCGAATATCCCGAGCACCTGACGAATTGGGCCGTCCTGGTGAAGACGTGGCTTTTGGGGGCCCCGCAGATACTCCTGTGCTGGGCGCTGGAGCCGGTGCTGCAGGTGCTCTGTGTGATGGCCGCGGTGGGGTTGTTGTGCACCGGAACGATCCCGCAGGGCATGTTCGATCTGCTGATGGGCATTGTGCGATGGCGCTACCGGGTCGCGGTGTATGTATCGTTGATGCGTGACGAGTACCCGCCTTTTCGAATGGACCTAGGTAGCCGATAA
- a CDS encoding ABC transporter ATP-binding protein, with product MTIELRDVVREYQIGGQTVRALDEISLRLEGGQFVSMVGPSGAGKSTLLHLLGALDSPDSGSIEFDGDEIGRLNDQQQSQFRHHRVGFIFQFFNLLPTLSAWENVAVPKLLDGVRLGKAKPDAIALLERVGLGHRTQHRPAELSGGQMQRVAVARALMMDPPLILADEPTGNLDSTTGASILTLLGDVAHEAGRGRLVVMVTHNPEAAEATDRVIMLQDGRVVSNERSAVLV from the coding sequence CTGACCATCGAACTGCGTGATGTGGTGCGCGAATACCAGATTGGCGGACAAACGGTCCGCGCACTCGACGAGATCAGCCTGCGGCTCGAGGGCGGGCAGTTCGTCTCGATGGTCGGGCCTTCCGGTGCCGGCAAGAGCACGTTGCTGCATTTGCTCGGCGCGCTGGACTCCCCCGATTCCGGGTCGATCGAGTTCGACGGCGACGAAATCGGCCGGCTCAATGACCAACAGCAGTCGCAGTTTCGCCATCACCGCGTCGGGTTCATCTTCCAGTTTTTCAACCTGCTACCGACGCTGTCCGCTTGGGAGAACGTCGCGGTACCCAAGCTGCTCGACGGCGTGCGGCTCGGTAAAGCCAAACCGGATGCGATTGCGTTGCTGGAGCGGGTGGGTCTCGGACACCGGACCCAGCACCGTCCGGCGGAACTCTCGGGTGGTCAGATGCAGCGGGTCGCGGTGGCGCGGGCGTTGATGATGGATCCACCGCTGATCCTCGCCGACGAACCCACCGGAAACCTCGACTCCACCACGGGCGCTTCGATATTGACGCTGCTCGGCGACGTCGCGCACGAAGCCGGCCGCGGCCGCCTGGTGGTGATGGTGACCCACAACCCCGAAGCCGCGGAGGCAACCGACCGGGTGATTATGCTGCAGGACGGGCGGGTCGTCTCCAACGAACGATCGGCGGTCCTGGTGTGA
- a CDS encoding antibiotic biosynthesis monooxygenase, with protein sequence MVGYLASARHSPGHVGARESVQGSRPLDWAVEVTFRDSDLLDAWLDSNERQAVLREGETQGWWRCATELILMQGESPAANVGVFLHSVTPGKEVEFIETQSELTRSIVAFPGYEGTAVFPADSSGQQWMSVLRFRRADELTNWMRSRERQEALPRLRGGLTGDFAELARSAPFGSTIRIADGQTRITPAWKTAMLVLLCLYPSVMLLSKSLSPALGNLGVSQSVSVFAGNVVSIVALQWVLVPAVSRPFRRWLDPIDGASTRISVAGAATIAVAYAALLTLFQLVG encoded by the coding sequence GTGGTCGGCTATCTTGCTTCGGCTCGTCACTCTCCTGGACACGTAGGTGCGCGCGAATCGGTTCAAGGGAGCAGGCCGCTCGATTGGGCGGTCGAAGTCACTTTCCGCGATTCCGATCTGCTCGACGCTTGGCTGGACAGCAATGAGCGTCAAGCCGTTCTGCGCGAAGGCGAAACGCAGGGCTGGTGGCGGTGCGCAACCGAACTGATCCTCATGCAGGGTGAATCGCCGGCCGCCAACGTCGGGGTATTCCTGCACAGCGTGACACCAGGCAAAGAAGTTGAATTCATCGAAACCCAAAGCGAACTCACACGCAGCATCGTCGCATTTCCCGGATACGAAGGCACGGCGGTCTTTCCGGCTGATTCGTCCGGACAACAGTGGATGTCGGTGCTTCGATTCCGTCGCGCGGATGAGCTGACGAACTGGATGCGCTCGCGAGAACGGCAGGAAGCGCTGCCCCGCCTGCGCGGCGGATTGACCGGCGACTTCGCCGAATTGGCACGCAGCGCACCGTTCGGGTCCACGATTCGAATTGCGGACGGACAGACCAGGATCACGCCGGCATGGAAGACGGCGATGCTGGTGCTGCTCTGCCTCTACCCCTCCGTGATGCTGCTGTCGAAGTCGCTCTCGCCCGCGCTGGGCAACCTTGGGGTCAGCCAGTCGGTGTCCGTATTCGCCGGCAACGTCGTCAGCATCGTTGCGCTGCAATGGGTCTTGGTCCCGGCCGTTTCACGGCCCTTCCGGCGCTGGCTCGACCCAATCGATGGGGCGTCCACCCGGATCAGCGTGGCCGGTGCGGCGACGATAGCGGTCGCCTACGCCGCGCTCCTCACGCTTTTCCAGCTCGTGGGCTAG